In Salvelinus namaycush isolate Seneca chromosome 17, SaNama_1.0, whole genome shotgun sequence, one genomic interval encodes:
- the LOC120062115 gene encoding leucine-rich repeat, immunoglobulin-like domain and transmembrane domain-containing protein 3, whose amino-acid sequence MHRLLYAHVFLCCFSVAHSFCPSQCTCVYHGRSDGTGTRSVLCNDPDMSDIPVNVPIDTVKLQVEKTAVRRIPTEAFYYLNDLRYLWITYNSISSVDAAAFYNLKVLHELRLDGNLISTFPWKSLKEMPSLRTLDLHNNRLNTVAVEATPYLVNITYLDISSNKLTTLSSDFVDIWLPFNGMPVSSNLSQKVVLGLQDNPWVCDCRISKLIELSKMSDTSVVLMDQFLSCSEPENLAGVMFQRVELDQCLKPSVMMSATKITASEGSNVLLRCDATGYPTPTLIWTTSDGSRVNNTVVQESPGEGVRWSIISLNGVSYKDNGEYSCKAKNFAGNAEAAITLSVAGYVTTNMPPERPNIEAARNSPSTTSSAPETGFSNSPSAPSTTTAPPTTTHPAILPPILTKKKPTPSNVQQIAPSKPSEIAQGSDRKLAADQSEKKDASKSVQDLEIVEETQDSAVLLWTTEGLPSNAPLTVVYSTYDEEDNSKRTMDTDAGSGKVLLEGLTSGMRYQVCLVSKGSAAGKDPCINFFTLDLVEDNAANKLLMIISSFACAVALPVIGLLVYKILSLYCRSNVPSSDEELSKDTYVKFETISMKQRTLHANPAELWTYRQTKESQERMLLCSRSSIDSQMTYKSDSSRSEFLC is encoded by the exons ATGCATCGTCTTCTCTACGCCCATGTCTTCTTGTGCTGCTTCAGTGTGGCCCATTCCTTCTGTCCTTCCCAGTGCACTTGTGTTTACCACGGACGGAGTGATGGAACGGGGACCAG ATCGGTGCTATGCAATGACCCAGACATGTCCGACATTCCGGTCAACGTCCCCATAGATACGGTCAAACTGCAGGTGGAGAAGACGGCTGTACGGCGCATCCCCACCGAGGCCTTCTACTACCTGAACGACCTGCGCTACCTGTGGATCACCTATAACTCTATCTCCTCTGTGGACGCTGCCGCCTTCTACAACCTCAAGGTCCTCCACGAACTGCGTCTGGACGGGAACCTGATTTCCACCTTCCCCTGGAAGTCCCTGAAGGAGATGCCCAGTCTGAGGACGCTGGATCTTCACAACAACCGCTTGAACACTGTGGCCGTGGAGGCTACCCCATACCTGGTCAACATCACCTATCTGGATATCTCCAGCAACAAGCTGACCACTCTGTCTTCGGACTTCGTGGATATCTGGCTGCCTTTCAACGGAATGCCCGTCTCCTCCAACTTGTCCCAGAAAGTGGTGCTAG GTCTTCAGGACAACCCGTGGGTCTGCGACTGCAGGATCTCAAAGCTGATCGAGCTTTCCAAAATGTCTGACACGTCAGTGGTACTAATGGACCAGTTCCTGTCTTGCAGCGAGCCTGAAAACCTGGCTGGTGTTATGTTCCAAAGGGTGGAACTGGACCAATGTCTCAAGCCATCCGTCATGATGTCAGCCACCAAGATCACAGCCTCGGAGGGCAGCAACGTGCTCCTGCGCTGTGACGCCACGGGTTACCCCACGCCTACCCTCATCTGGACTACTTCAGATGGCTCACGTGTCAACAACACAG TTGTCCAGGAGTCTCCAGGAGAGGGTGTTCGATGGTCCATCATCAGCCTGAATGGGGTCTCGTACAAAGACAACGGGGAGTACAGCTGCAAGGCTAAGAACTTCGCCGGCAACGCAGAGGCTGCCATCACCCTGTCTGTGGCAGGTTATGTCACTACAAACATGCCTCCAGAGAGGCCCAACATAGAGGCTGCAAGGAATAGCCCATCCACAACGTCCTCTGCTCCGGAAACTGGCTTCTCAAACTCCCCTAGCGCCCCATCTACCACCACCGCCCCACCCACGACCACGCATCCAGCCATCTTGCCACCCATCCTCACCAAGAAGAAACCCACGCCCAGCAACGTGCAGCAGATAGCACCATCCAAACCATCCGAGATTGCGCAAGGCAGCGACAGGAAGCTAGCGGCGGatcagagtgaaaagaaagatgCTTCCAAGTCTGTCCAAGATCTTGAGATCGTGGAGGAAACGCAGGACAGCGCGGTTCTACTCTGGACGACCGAAGGTTTGCCAAGCAACGCACCTCTCACCGTTGTTTACTCCACTTATGATGAGGAGGACAACTCCAAAAGGACAATGGATACCGATGCTGGGAGTGGCAAAGTTCTACTCGAAGGCTTGACTTCTGGAATGAGGTACCAGGTCTGTCTGGTTTCCAAGGGAAGTGCCGCGGGAAAAGACCCCTGTATCAACTTCTTCACCCTGGACCTTGTTGAGGACAATGCTGCGAACAAGCTGCTGATGATCATCAGCAGCTTTGCCTGCGCCGTGGCTTTACCTGTCATTGGTTTGCTGGTCTACAAGATCCTCTCACTCTATTGCAGGAGCAATGTGCCTTCTTCGGACGAGGAGCTATCTAAAGACACGTATGTGAAGTTTGAGACGATATCAATGAAGCAGAGGACCTTGCACGCTAATCCCGCTGAATTGTGGACCTACAGGCAGACCAAGGAGTCCCAAGAGAGGATGCTCCTCTGCTCCAGGTCGAGCATTGACTCACAAATGACATACAAGAGTGACAGTTCCAGATCAGAATTTTTGTGCTAG